The nucleotide window TCCATGTAAAGAAAATGTTGTTGTCATCAATCTTCCCCTTCCTTTGGATTGGGATAATAATGATTTTACCCTCTGTCCCACCTTCTGCAATTATCTGTAGGATTATGTATTTTAGTGGACTGATGGGTTGTTCCATTGTTTTGATGATGCAAGGTGGCTTTAATTCTTTTCAGTTCCTTGACTGAAACTATTGGGAATTCTTTTCAACCATATTTTGCTGATTTGCAATCATTGCTGCTCAAGTGCCTTCAAGACGAAACAAGTAATCGTGTCAGAGTTGCCGCTCTTAAGTAATGTTTGTTTGGAAATCTTTAGAATTGCTGAATTTCTTGATCCAGAAACTACATATTATAATTCCTAACCGCAAGTGGAATTAAATCATGTTAACAGGGCAGTTGGATCTTTTCTAGAGTTCACTCATGATGAGGCAGAAGTGGTGAGTATGGTTTGTTCATTATGCTATCTTATGGCTCATGCAGCTTCTCCATGTTTCAAATTATTgtaacgttttttttttaaaaaaatgcgtAAATATTGTTTAGAGCAAATGTGGTGTAGAGACGGGACATTGGGTGAAATTGTTAGGATCACATGAAATCTCTTTGAGCCTTGAGAATAATTAACAATGTTTGtaagtttttaaatatcttaaCTGCCATTTTATCCTGAGAATGTGTCTGCTCCTGTTTCCTACCTGCAGATCAAATTTCGAGAGTTTATCCCTAGCATTTTGAATGTGTCAAGGCAGTGTCTTGCTTCAGGCGATGAAGATGTTGCTGTGCTTgcttttgaaatatttgatgaGCTAATAGAATCTCCGGCACCTCTACTTGGGGATTCAGTTAAAGCTATAGTTCAGttttctcttgaagtttgctcAAGTCCAAATTTGGAGTCGAACACACGGCATCAGGTGGGAACATGATATGGTTACAGCTTAGTGAAACTGTTGGTACTCGGATGATGTGATGTTTGCACAATGTTTTTGCCTGTTCGACGTCTGTTACTGGTTCTCAAGTGTTTTACTTTGAATTGTTGGTTCATTTTTCAGGCTATTCAAATAATCTCGTGGCTAGCAAAGTACAAGGCGAATTCTCTTAAAAAGTACAAGCTAGTAACAccaattttgcaagttatgtgTCCATTGCTTGCTGAGTCTACAGACAGGAATGAAGATGATGATCTTGCTCCAGACCGAGCTGCTGCAGAAGTAATTGATACCATGGCTCTGAATTTGTCTAAACATGTGTTCCCACCTGTTCTTGAGTTTGCTTCTTTAAGCAGTCAAAGTCCAAATGGGAAGTTTCGGGAAGCTTCGGTTACTTCTTTAGGTGTCATATCTGAGGGTTGTTTGGAACTTATGAAGAACAAACTGGAACCTATTCTACACATTGTCTTGGGGTCTCTGAGAGATCCTGAACAAATGGTGAGAGGAGCTGCTTCATTTGCCTTGGGCCAATTTGCTGAGTATCTGCAACCCGAGATAGTTTCTCACTATGAAAGTGTCCTCCCATGCATTTTAAATGCTGTAGAGGATGTATCTGATGAAGTTAAGGTGCGAACATGCTAAGTAATAGTTAAGTCCTTCCACTGGTTCCTATTGCTTCAAAAATGGTATCTGTTCTTATGCAGGAGAAGTCTTACTATGCATTGGCCGCATTTTGTGAGAACATGGGAGAAGAAATTCTTCCTTTCCTGGATCCTTTGATGGGAAAATTACTTGGTGCTCTCCAAAGTAGCCCTCGTAATTTGCAGGAAACTTGCATGGTAAGTTTCTTTTCAGATGCTTAAAAATAGttttagagcccgtttggattgacttaaaaaaagtaacttttaaaaagtaactttttaaagtgctggaacttatttttaaaataagtagttatgtgtttggataaaagtgctgcagttgaaaaaaaaattgttgatgtgtttggcaaataagtgctggtaaacacttttttttatcaaaatgtctgaaataccctttaagctgttaatgataaaaagttgattaatttaaggtttttatacttaaaaaaaaattaaaacaaaattaatttatgttttacatccataagtaataatatttttctatcattcacatatttctttaccaccttataagaggaatataaattcatatttcagaaataataataataataataaataaataaataaataataataataataataatagtaatagtaataataataaaataataaaataataataataataataataaaataataataataataatagtaatagtaatagtaatagtaataataataataataataataataattcaatatggacaatttggaaattgtataaaagaattaagggcaaaaaggtaatatacttggtcaacataaaagggcttttaagctaaaaaaaaaaaaagctcccctcccctagcttttagcttttggcttaaaataagtcatttttgacttaaaataagtcactttgataattgccaaacactctaataagtcaaaaactggcttttaagccagtttgaccagcttaaaagcccatccaaacaggctTAGTCTGAAGTTGTGTCACCTTGTGACAACGTATTTTCTCCTTTTATTGCAGTCTGCTATTGGTTCAGTTGCATCTGCTGCTGAACAAGCATTTGTGCCCTATGCTGAAAGAGTTCTAGAGTTGATGAAAGTTTTCATGGTGCTTACAAATGATGAAGACCTCCTTTCACGAGCTAGGGCTACTGAATTGGTTGGGATAGTTGCAATGTCTGTTGGCAAGACAAGAATGGAACCAGTTTTGCCGCCATTCATTGAAGCTGCAATTTCAGTGAGAAACTTTATAAGCTCTCACATTTAGGATTGCTTTCAAATTTACAAACAATTCTTGATAGGTTTTAATGCTATCAGGGTTTTGGTTTGGAGTTTAGCGAGCTTCGGGAATACACTCATGGTTTCTTTAGCAATATAGCGGAAATTTTAGATGAAGGATTTGCTCAGGTATCACTGATGATTGGATTTTTATACATTACATGCTGTTTTTACTTCTATaacctcctttttttttttttggaaacagTACCTTCCACATGTCGTTCCTCTGGCATTCAACTCCTGCAACCTAGATGATGGTTCTGCTGTTGATATTGATGATTCCGATGAAGATGAAAATGTTCATGGATTTGGCGGTGTGTCATCAGATGATGAAGCACATGATGAACCTAGGGTTCGTAATATCAGTATAAGAACTGGTGTATTAGATGAAAAAGCAGCTGCAACTCAAGCCCTTGGCTTATTTGCTTTACATACAAAGGGTTCTTATGCACCGTATCCTTTTCTCAATACATACATAAAGCTTATCTTGTATGACATTGATGCTAATGGTGTTCTGGATTCCTTAATGTATTTCAAGTTACTTGGAAGAGTCATTTAAGATTTTAGTGAGGCATTCTAGCTATTTCCATGAGGACGTTCGAATGCAAGCCATTATTTCTCTCAAATGTGAGTAGCAAGGGGCTGCTTTCTCTGTTGATTTTTTATCTTAATGTTAGCATTTTTCTGTATGAATGCTTGACCTGGGGTATATATGTTTGTATGTGGTATAGCATGTCAGTCTGTCTATAGCTATTTCATTTGTTATTACaaactttattttgaatatcTCTATGTGATTAAGTATACAGGGTTTATGATATAAATATCTGATActtgttttaacttttaaatactGTGGTAATTTATAAGATGAtgctattttattttcaaatttactATTGCAAGCTAAAGCTAGTCCATAAGTGCTCTTTTCTGGATCTCTTTGATTGCAGATATTTTGATAGCTACACAAGCAGCATTGCAAGGTCATAATGTGAGTAATGATCTATCTCCGTCCATCATTGTTGTATTTAGTTtatcatttataattttgcatgcAGTTGATGCTTTTTGTCGATCGGCCTTTTCCAATGGATGTTTTACAGCTGTAAAGTTCTAGTGATGCATCTGCTGTGataatttatgaattttcataTTTGTTGTGTCAATCTGCTGAAGATTTGTGTGAATCATATGTTATTCTTAAGTAGTGCTATAGGTTACGTGCCATAAGCCTGATACGCAACACATTTTTCTGTGTTTTTTTCCGACGGGCTCTTCTTTGAGTTAGTTTGAGTTTGCTTAGCTTTCTCCTTGCTATTTCTGCGTTAAAACTGAGGGGGTTATCTAGATTACAATAAATTTAATAGAGAAAACCCACAAGGCTTAACAAAGATCCTAGGAATCTATATGTGGTTAGTTTGTATTGTTAGAGTGTCCCATTTCCTTGACAGCACTGTCTTGCAAGACCTTTACTTCAAGAACTGCTCCCCACCCTCAAAATAAATGTAGAAGTTGAGGTATTAAATGACTACTTTTTGTGCTTTTAAATATGCAGTGATACTGTTAAAGCTTGTAGTAATGCACCGCAAGTCTGGGATAGAAACGAGCATTTAAAACTCATTTAGTATAAGTTGTGCCATTGAAGCAATTGTGCTGCCTTAGGCTGAAGTTCACACATTTTCCAATTTAATTAGCATGCTCATTTAAGCTTTCAATGAAATGAGTGTGATGTATGATAATATCTCTGATGTTAATGACtgcttcatttctttttttccctctttCGCAGGAGGGAATGACAAAGACAAAAGAAGTTCTTGGTATGATTTATCTTCTTTGTGTCAGTCATGTAATCTGTTACAAATATATCATTTCGGTGTTTAAATGTTTTGCTTTGCAGATACTGtgatgaaaatttatataaagaCAATGATTGAAGATGATGACAAAGAAGTTGTTGCGCAAGCTTGTATGGCTGTTGCTGACATCGTGAAGGATTTTGGTTACATGGCTGTTGAGCCCTGTAAGTGTGCACACTTTGATTCCTTCAGGTCCTCCagtcaataaaattaaatttaggaTTAACTTGTTTTTCCCATCTTTATAGATATCACTCAGCTTGTTGAGGCAACTGTAGTTCTGTTACGAGAGCAATCTGCGTGTCAGCTCGTAGAATCAGATAGTGAAGTTGATGATGACGACACTGAACATGACGAAGTGCTAATGGATGCTGTTTCTGATCTCCTCCCTGCATTCGCAAAGGCCATGGGTTCTCATTTTGCTCCAATCTTTTCAAAGCTGTTTGAACCTTTGATGAAATTTGCAGTAAGTTTGGGACCCCCCTCCCCGTCCGTACAATTCTTTTGTCAAGTTCATTTCTGTTCTTTGCCGTAGAGATTAGCTTTAGTTGCAGTGTTTCATGCCATAACCTCTGCAACTGCAGAAAGCATCGCGCCCATCTCAAGATCGGACCATGGTCGTTGCAACCCTTGCAGAAGTTGCTCAACACATGGGTGCTCCTATTGGTGGCTATATTGATGTAAAATTTTGAAAGCTAGTTAATTGGTTCTTTTCTTCTCCTCTCCAATACACACACATTTTTTGATAGTTCTGCAACTGAATTGGGGAATATTAATCCTGCTTCAGACTGTGATGTCCCTGGTACTTAAAGAATTAGCTTCAGCGGATGCTACAAACCGAAGGAATGCAGCATTTTGTGTTGGCGAGTTGTGCAAAAATGGTGGTGATGCTGCTTTGAAGTATGCTTTCGGTTGCATACCTTGTTTACCATCTACTTCTGTACCTAATATGTGTTCTGAGTTTGTGGGGTTGTAGCCACTGATTATTTACCATTTACCTTCTTTGTTGGCACATCTAAATCTGATTTATTCACTTTATTCTAGATATTATGGAGATGCCTTACGTGGCCTTTACCCATTATTTGGCGAAGCTGAGCCAGATAATGCAGTGAGAGACAATGCTGCTGGTGCGGTGGCAAGGATGATAATGGTTCATCCAGAGACAATCCCACTGAATCAGGTGGAGAATTTGACGTTTCTATTGTTTTTGACTTTGAAGGTTTCCCTCTATTTGCCATGGTCGTTATATGTTGTACTTTCTTTAGGTGCTACCTGTTTTCTTGAAAGTTCTTCCTCTAAAAGAAGATCATGAAGAGTCCATGGCTGTCTACAGTTGCATATGCAATCTTGTTTTGTCATCTAACTCTCAGGTATTTTCATGTCTCATCTTATCTGTCACAAAGTCTAtcggaaacagtctctctaccttcacaaggtaggggtaaggctgCATACACAacaccctccccagaccccacttgtgggattacattggtATGCTGTTGTATCTTATCTGTCGCGTTAGTTATCATTCTTGTTTCCTTTATGTCTTCATCTTCTGTGGAATGTAATATTTAACGCGTCTTTACTTGTTTGTTTTGTGAATATACAGATCTTATCTTTGGTTCCGGAGTTGGTAAATGTTTTTGCCCAGGTTGCCATGTCACCTGTTGAAACCCCTGAAGT belongs to Solanum stenotomum isolate F172 chromosome 1, ASM1918654v1, whole genome shotgun sequence and includes:
- the LOC125877189 gene encoding uncharacterized protein LOC125877189 yields the protein MAQSLELLLIQFLMPDNDARRQAEDQIKRLAKDPQVVPSLIHHLRTAKTPNVRQLAAVLLRKKITGHWAKLSPQHRQLVKQSLIESITMEHSPPVRRASANVISIVAKYAVPAGEWSDLLPYLFQCSQSAQEDHREVALILFSSLTETIGNSFQPYFADLQSLLLKCLQDETSNRVRVAALKAVGSFLEFTHDEAEVIKFREFIPSILNVSRQCLASGDEDVAVLAFEIFDELIESPAPLLGDSVKAIVQFSLEVCSSPNLESNTRHQAIQIISWLAKYKANSLKKYKLVTPILQVMCPLLAESTDRNEDDDLAPDRAAAEVIDTMALNLSKHVFPPVLEFASLSSQSPNGKFREASVTSLGVISEGCLELMKNKLEPILHIVLGSLRDPEQMVRGAASFALGQFAEYLQPEIVSHYESVLPCILNAVEDVSDEVKEKSYYALAAFCENMGEEILPFLDPLMGKLLGALQSSPRNLQETCMSAIGSVASAAEQAFVPYAERVLELMKVFMVLTNDEDLLSRARATELVGIVAMSVGKTRMEPVLPPFIEAAISGFGLEFSELREYTHGFFSNIAEILDEGFAQYLPHVVPLAFNSCNLDDGSAVDIDDSDEDENVHGFGGVSSDDEAHDEPRVRNISIRTGVLDEKAAATQALGLFALHTKGSYAPYLEESFKILVRHSSYFHEDVRMQAIISLKYILIATQAALQGHNEGMTKTKEVLDTVMKIYIKTMIEDDDKEVVAQACMAVADIVKDFGYMAVEPYITQLVEATVVLLREQSACQLVESDSEVDDDDTEHDEVLMDAVSDLLPAFAKAMGSHFAPIFSKLFEPLMKFAKASRPSQDRTMVVATLAEVAQHMGAPIGGYIDTVMSLVLKELASADATNRRNAAFCVGELCKNGGDAALKYYGDALRGLYPLFGEAEPDNAVRDNAAGAVARMIMVHPETIPLNQVLPVFLKVLPLKEDHEESMAVYSCICNLVLSSNSQILSLVPELVNVFAQVAMSPVETPEVKAHVGRAFSHLISIYGHQMQPLLSNLSPAHANALATIAPQS